A stretch of the Leptospira bandrabouensis genome encodes the following:
- a CDS encoding shikimate kinase produces the protein MNIIFIGARGAGKSKVSRSLSKKTDFPVVSTDSTAVYEAGGISIPSFVEKYDWKKFRELEYSILQKLENANGIILDCGGGILFDLDESGNEIPSRRKLDILRKIGRIVYLERDLEELIEKVKGDSTRPDLSKVNSYRSILEKRLPVYQEAAHFKLNLSKLTKEEAAERVLDWLGIKSK, from the coding sequence ATGAACATAATATTCATTGGAGCAAGAGGCGCAGGTAAATCCAAGGTCTCACGTTCCCTTTCTAAAAAAACAGACTTCCCCGTTGTTTCAACCGATTCCACAGCCGTTTACGAAGCTGGTGGAATCTCCATTCCCAGTTTTGTGGAAAAGTATGATTGGAAAAAATTCCGTGAATTAGAATATTCTATTTTGCAAAAGCTCGAAAATGCCAACGGGATCATTTTGGATTGTGGAGGTGGGATTTTATTTGATTTGGACGAATCTGGAAATGAAATTCCAAGCAGGAGAAAACTAGATATCTTAAGAAAAATCGGACGGATTGTGTATCTGGAACGGGATTTAGAAGAATTAATTGAAAAAGTCAAGGGAGATTCCACAAGACCCGACCTTTCCAAGGTAAATTCCTACCGTTCGATTTTGGAAAAACGGTTGCCCGTTTACCAAGAAGCCGCTCATTTTAAACTGAATTTATCCAAACTCACAAAAGAAGAAGCCGCCGAACGAGTGCTCGATTGGCTTGGGATCAAATCCAAATAA
- a CDS encoding HDOD domain-containing protein — MLKSKVDEILQDVNKLPAISAVVSKVLEKLQKPDVNIADLAQEISKDPAITANVIKLSNSAYYRASKPIRTVQEALMTLGIKTVKEIVLLTAAKGILSQDLNSYQLEAAQLWTSSLLVAELSSKIVQHKKLKIDKDLAFTSGLLCSVGKIVLAQFFSPVMMQIKADLKDNQEPFPNLEKKYFGYTHMEVSENLLKRWNFPQELTDVVANYLTPENSKNNPILTSVVHIASILIVVSGIGIDIGGESVPISPFALSQTGVTEADIETYFVHIPDLQAGLADLLNV, encoded by the coding sequence ATGCTAAAATCAAAGGTTGATGAAATACTACAAGACGTAAATAAACTGCCTGCCATTTCGGCTGTTGTCTCAAAGGTATTGGAAAAACTCCAAAAGCCAGACGTAAATATTGCAGACCTGGCGCAGGAAATTTCGAAAGACCCTGCCATCACGGCCAACGTAATCAAACTTTCCAACTCGGCTTATTATAGAGCATCTAAACCCATTCGTACGGTCCAAGAAGCACTGATGACTCTTGGAATCAAAACGGTAAAAGAAATTGTACTTCTCACAGCTGCTAAAGGGATCCTCTCCCAAGATCTAAATAGTTACCAATTAGAGGCAGCCCAACTTTGGACCTCTTCTTTACTCGTAGCCGAACTTTCTAGTAAAATTGTACAACATAAAAAACTTAAAATTGATAAGGATCTTGCCTTTACTTCTGGATTACTATGTAGTGTGGGAAAAATTGTTCTCGCACAGTTTTTCAGCCCTGTCATGATGCAAATCAAGGCAGATCTAAAAGACAACCAAGAACCCTTCCCTAACTTAGAGAAAAAATACTTTGGGTACACTCACATGGAAGTGTCCGAAAATCTTTTGAAACGTTGGAACTTCCCGCAGGAATTGACGGATGTGGTGGCAAATTACCTCACACCAGAAAATTCCAAAAACAATCCGATCCTTACTTCTGTAGTACATATTGCGAGTATCCTCATTGTTGTTTCTGGAATCGGAATCGATATCGGTGGTGAATCTGTTCCCATTTCTCCTTTTGCACTTAGCCAAACGGGTGTTACAGAAGCAGATATAGAAACTTATTTTGTGCACATTCCTGACTTACAAGCCGGTCTTGCCGATTTACTCAACGTATAG
- a CDS encoding chemotaxis protein CheD produces MSIKSKIINVGIADIKVGKDMDVLRTTLGSCIGIVLYDPEQKVGAISHIMLAKDPTGKDAVKFPHKYGETALPILIEMMKQQGSNIGQYSCRMFGGASMFKGINSQFLQNIGEQNIIIVKKFMEENKIPVIVEDVAGNEGRTISLYCDDGRVLLKKAGMEKYLYKVR; encoded by the coding sequence ATGTCTATAAAATCCAAAATCATCAATGTGGGAATTGCCGACATCAAGGTCGGAAAAGATATGGATGTGCTCCGAACTACATTGGGTTCGTGCATAGGAATCGTTTTGTATGATCCAGAACAGAAAGTGGGTGCCATCTCCCATATCATGCTTGCCAAAGATCCCACAGGCAAAGATGCGGTGAAGTTTCCGCACAAGTACGGGGAAACGGCTCTACCCATCCTCATTGAGATGATGAAACAACAAGGTTCCAATATTGGGCAATATTCTTGTCGTATGTTTGGTGGAGCCTCCATGTTCAAAGGAATCAACTCCCAGTTTTTGCAGAACATCGGGGAACAGAATATCATTATTGTCAAAAAATTTATGGAAGAGAATAAAATCCCTGTCATTGTGGAAGATGTGGCAGGGAACGAAGGAAGAACTATCAGTCTTTATTGCGACGACGGACGCGTATTGTTAAAAAAAGCTGGTATGGAAAAATACCTTTATAAGGTGCGTTAG
- a CDS encoding TraB/GumN family protein yields the protein MRSIKKSTPTRKSTKKGFKTTEPYLFQTIGKSEVHILGTAHVSKQSVEEVEKMIQALKPDIICVELCESRMKSVEDPDYLKKLDIFKVFKERKMWLLLSSLILSSFQKKIGNKDIKPGDEMRKAITLGRKLKKPVVAVDREIQTTLKRSWGNVGFFSKMYLFSALLASLLVREDVSDDKIEEMKSDDILKDLFSQIPKKYESVKHVIIDERDVYLAEKIRQAAEGKSAKKVLAVVGAGHLAGIERNIQSINDLSVLDEVPKRKWWDNISIILYPVFFAGLIGYTTWSQGGEAGMDLFSKLIYIKGGLAALGALIAWAHPISILLAFITAPIGTFVPIFKAGWVSALSESYLRKPLVEDFEHIAEDSESVAGFWKNRVLHIFLVFFLPQFGSTIGTFIVAGKGLKNLF from the coding sequence ATGCGTTCAATCAAAAAATCAACTCCCACAAGAAAATCTACCAAAAAAGGTTTCAAAACAACGGAACCTTATCTTTTCCAAACCATCGGAAAATCAGAAGTTCACATCCTTGGAACCGCACATGTCTCCAAACAAAGTGTAGAAGAAGTCGAAAAAATGATTCAGGCACTGAAACCAGATATCATTTGTGTAGAGTTATGTGAATCACGAATGAAGTCGGTAGAAGACCCCGATTATCTAAAAAAATTAGATATATTTAAAGTTTTTAAAGAAAGAAAGATGTGGTTACTTTTATCCAGTCTTATCCTTTCTTCTTTTCAGAAAAAAATTGGAAACAAAGATATCAAACCTGGGGATGAAATGCGAAAAGCGATCACTCTGGGAAGAAAATTAAAAAAACCAGTGGTGGCAGTAGACCGCGAAATCCAGACCACACTGAAAAGGTCTTGGGGAAATGTAGGTTTTTTCTCTAAAATGTATTTATTTAGTGCTCTTCTTGCTTCGCTTCTCGTTCGGGAAGATGTCTCAGATGATAAAATCGAAGAAATGAAATCAGATGATATTTTAAAAGACCTGTTTTCTCAAATTCCCAAAAAATATGAATCGGTCAAACATGTTATCATTGATGAAAGAGACGTTTATTTAGCAGAAAAAATAAGACAAGCTGCGGAAGGGAAGTCGGCAAAAAAAGTTTTGGCTGTTGTAGGTGCTGGTCATTTAGCTGGGATCGAACGAAATATTCAATCAATTAACGATTTATCCGTGTTAGATGAAGTTCCCAAACGCAAATGGTGGGACAATATTAGTATTATTTTATATCCTGTTTTTTTTGCAGGCCTCATTGGTTACACTACTTGGAGCCAAGGTGGGGAAGCAGGGATGGATTTATTTTCAAAACTCATTTATATCAAAGGGGGACTGGCTGCACTTGGTGCTCTCATCGCTTGGGCACATCCCATTTCAATTTTACTTGCCTTTATCACAGCTCCGATTGGAACTTTTGTGCCCATCTTTAAAGCAGGTTGGGTCAGTGCTCTTTCGGAATCCTATTTGCGGAAACCTCTTGTGGAAGACTTCGAACATATCGCAGAAGATTCAGAATCCGTGGCAGGTTTTTGGAAAAACCGTGTCCTTCATATTTTTCTCGTTTTTTTCCTTCCTCAATTTGGATCGACCATTGGTACTTTTATTGTCGCAGGAAAAGGCTTGAAGAATTTATTTTAA
- a CDS encoding four-helix bundle copper-binding protein, translating into MNRKELLQKAGMAVAVSGILSTLSAEDHDHSTMAASSSGKSKYSKAMMAAMHCQLAAEVCLSHCLTELGKGDKSLAACATSTREVISLCESFVKLASQSSAYTKKLANLCIEVCEACAKECDKHANHHAVCKECRDSCLACVKELKKV; encoded by the coding sequence ATGAATCGCAAAGAATTATTACAAAAAGCAGGGATGGCAGTTGCCGTTTCAGGAATTTTATCTACACTTTCGGCAGAAGACCATGATCACTCAACGATGGCAGCTTCCTCTTCTGGAAAATCTAAGTATTCCAAAGCAATGATGGCAGCGATGCATTGCCAACTTGCAGCTGAAGTTTGCCTTAGCCATTGTCTTACGGAACTGGGAAAGGGAGATAAGTCTTTAGCTGCTTGTGCCACAAGTACAAGAGAAGTGATTAGTTTATGTGAATCCTTTGTAAAACTCGCAAGTCAATCTTCCGCTTATACAAAGAAATTAGCAAACCTTTGTATTGAAGTTTGTGAGGCCTGTGCTAAAGAATGTGATAAACATGCTAACCACCACGCCGTTTGTAAAGAGTGCCGAGACAGCTGCCTTGCTTGTGTGAAAGAGTTAAAAAAAGTTTAA
- a CDS encoding esterase/lipase family protein, with product MFRFIEYLERFWALLSFYLPSHLFVENNKDKNILIVPGFQAGRSYYSRLKSNLDNLGFKVGILSTLRNPLSLEEAVKHLASQILTAPNEVTLIAHNTGGLLVLILPDEARRKVKRLITLGTPFHGSDRFTNTRQSYWGYESDWVKTNYKNALFFPLFQPLSAIEDFSFPPQESTEFGQGRDLWFDIPGNYNLVRRNENIRTLREFLGTPKDNIAIPASPKANPEFAVPKKIEVDFSKYEPSVYKKNQKQLAAKKKSGAKKAKPAPKPVAKPKPKKKAKKR from the coding sequence ATGTTTCGATTTATAGAATATCTGGAACGTTTTTGGGCGCTTTTATCGTTTTATCTCCCTAGCCATTTGTTTGTGGAAAACAATAAGGATAAAAACATTTTGATAGTCCCTGGTTTTCAGGCTGGGCGTTCCTACTATTCGAGACTTAAATCCAATTTAGATAACTTGGGTTTTAAAGTAGGAATTCTTTCCACTCTCAGAAACCCCCTCTCTTTGGAAGAAGCCGTCAAACATCTTGCCAGTCAAATCCTAACAGCGCCTAACGAAGTTACTTTGATTGCACACAATACGGGCGGACTCCTCGTTTTGATTTTACCTGACGAAGCCAGACGAAAAGTAAAACGACTCATCACTCTCGGTACTCCCTTTCATGGATCAGACCGATTTACGAATACAAGACAATCCTATTGGGGTTATGAATCGGATTGGGTAAAAACAAATTATAAAAATGCTTTGTTCTTTCCCCTCTTCCAACCTCTATCTGCCATTGAAGATTTTTCCTTTCCCCCACAAGAAAGTACAGAATTTGGCCAAGGTCGTGACTTATGGTTCGATATTCCTGGAAATTACAACTTAGTCAGAAGAAACGAAAACATTCGAACACTTAGAGAATTTTTAGGAACTCCTAAAGACAATATTGCCATACCTGCTTCACCAAAAGCTAATCCTGAATTTGCCGTTCCCAAAAAGATCGAAGTGGATTTTTCTAAATACGAACCATCGGTTTATAAAAAGAACCAAAAACAACTGGCGGCAAAAAAGAAGTCAGGAGCGAAAAAAGCCAAACCGGCACCAAAGCCAGTGGCCAAACCAAAACCTAAAAAAAAGGCGAAAAAACGTTAG
- a CDS encoding UTP--glucose-1-phosphate uridylyltransferase: MDKQKSDQLIRETMKAAGLTDAFIADFITKVDAVRNGETGIVKWEEVGDLDPKTDEISLESIHSSYPIDLSLLSKLVVIKLNGGLGTSMGLDKAKSLIPIKDSMSFLAVMAKQIEYIRSEYGIDVPLLFMDSYNTQKDSQKELEKNGFKQTLRTSFLQNKVPRLDAETFAPIQNKNEKENWCPPGHGDIYFTMVQEGILDELLSKGYEIAFLSNGDNLGATVDPHIVSYLLKENIHFAMEMTPKTLADKKGGAIYRKMVGGKFIKYELLETAQVPKEHENEFSGLGKFRTFSTNNLWINLRALKERFNQGNFSLSLIVNPKQVDGKSVIQLETAMGSAVGNFSKFKGIIIPRDRFAPVKKTEDYLIRRSDAYVLNSDFSLTMTKERKAAGLGEILVQLDETYYKKIHQFDHLFQKYPSLVHCEELKVTGEILFDIPITIKGKVLFQNVSGELKSISSLGRNEFENETITL; encoded by the coding sequence ATGGACAAACAGAAATCGGACCAACTGATCAGAGAAACAATGAAAGCGGCAGGCCTCACAGATGCCTTCATTGCCGATTTTATCACAAAGGTAGATGCTGTGCGAAACGGGGAAACCGGAATTGTCAAATGGGAAGAAGTTGGCGATTTAGATCCAAAAACCGATGAAATTTCTTTAGAATCCATCCATTCATCTTATCCTATCGATCTCAGTTTACTTTCCAAATTGGTTGTCATCAAACTGAATGGCGGTCTTGGAACCAGTATGGGTTTGGATAAGGCAAAGTCCCTCATACCGATTAAGGATTCGATGTCTTTTCTTGCGGTTATGGCAAAACAAATTGAGTACATTCGTTCCGAGTATGGAATTGATGTTCCTCTCCTTTTTATGGATTCTTATAATACACAAAAAGACTCACAAAAGGAATTAGAAAAAAACGGATTCAAACAAACTCTACGAACCAGTTTTTTACAAAACAAAGTTCCAAGGTTAGATGCAGAAACCTTTGCACCCATCCAAAACAAAAATGAAAAAGAAAATTGGTGCCCACCGGGACATGGTGATATTTATTTTACGATGGTGCAAGAAGGCATTTTGGATGAATTACTTTCGAAAGGTTATGAAATTGCTTTCCTTTCCAATGGGGACAACTTAGGAGCTACCGTTGATCCGCATATTGTCAGTTATCTTTTAAAAGAAAACATTCATTTTGCAATGGAGATGACTCCTAAAACTTTAGCAGACAAAAAGGGAGGAGCCATCTACCGCAAAATGGTTGGTGGAAAATTCATAAAATATGAGTTATTGGAAACGGCTCAGGTTCCCAAGGAACATGAAAATGAGTTTAGTGGGCTAGGCAAATTTAGAACTTTTTCAACGAACAATCTTTGGATCAATCTTCGTGCCTTAAAAGAAAGATTCAACCAAGGAAACTTTTCTTTATCACTCATTGTCAATCCTAAACAAGTAGATGGAAAATCGGTCATTCAATTAGAAACGGCAATGGGAAGTGCTGTGGGAAATTTTTCTAAATTTAAAGGAATCATCATCCCACGAGACCGGTTTGCCCCTGTTAAAAAAACAGAAGATTATTTGATTCGTCGTTCCGATGCCTATGTACTAAATTCTGATTTTTCACTCACGATGACAAAGGAAAGAAAGGCGGCAGGGCTCGGGGAAATTCTTGTCCAACTTGATGAAACCTATTATAAAAAAATACATCAATTCGATCATCTTTTCCAAAAGTATCCATCTTTAGTGCATTGTGAAGAATTGAAAGTAACAGGTGAAATTTTATTTGATATCCCCATCACGATCAAAGGTAAAGTTCTGTTTCAGAATGTATCGGGTGAATTAAAATCCATTTCTTCACTTGGTAGAAATGAATTTGAAAACGAAACCATCACTCTATGA
- a CDS encoding LA_0364 family Cys-rich lipoprotein encodes MKLFYPFIALVVLVNCGSPFSFRSACYERNKCSTIEGNCFLKNDAFYKIATNSPDYSGPDLAALVGSCIGLEKTCRKNCESGTVF; translated from the coding sequence ATGAAATTATTTTATCCATTCATTGCCCTCGTTGTTTTAGTAAATTGTGGTTCGCCATTTTCGTTTCGTTCGGCATGTTACGAACGAAATAAATGTTCTACGATAGAAGGTAATTGTTTTTTAAAAAATGACGCATTTTATAAAATCGCGACAAATAGCCCCGATTATAGCGGCCCAGACTTGGCCGCACTCGTAGGAAGTTGTATCGGTTTAGAGAAAACTTGTCGCAAAAACTGCGAAAGTGGAACTGTTTTTTAG
- a CDS encoding fibronectin type III domain-containing protein yields MLRNNKHRIAIGTIFIVVSVIIAGFQSKPITGKTESKSSARKPGLVPDPFELYQTIPPFRAEGTSSDLPGSFDLSNEFPSPSDQGIYKDNVGYTVGYGLISYLEAKKKGIRNLSAISPNSANGQKVLYSPNFIYNQLNSGKDQAVSLLDALVLAESRGSVSLEQMNESSSSFRTRPKADIVELGRKARLRRIYRIEPHDLTSIKLALIEKKPVLIGYLVYENFRDPKPDTVFEIGTGEILGAQSLVILGFNDKKKAFKVWNSWGTTWGDQGYLWISYDTFPKYTKSVYVADPETENELLTPNKLSDALESLEYGEHNLYPPKEVFASRGDFSDRIRISWSREKRAIGYEVYRKRKIDNKYQLVGLSKQAFFEDFGIQKNTAYNYRVASLDENFLSKASLDSNDGYAVDPPKPAGILPVTNLRATVAPTNDRILLEWDPQPISTTYAIYKWNPMARIYRFLGKTEKTSYIDLKASRNGDSEIYQVVPERNQLIGESSYYVSAHLDPSEVLKPRPINLTASKGLYAGSTILQWEGSPSALNYRIFRKSNGSWKEIAKTTELQFKDNESTDTESFYAVASEFEGNLFSHPSEPDIGFPSLVAGRSLGIKPPELNVSENRKTSEFLFSWNPIPKVTSYKIYMRKKNDPEWSLVKETSETNFKLQNLTKNQFYFFAIQSVSKGSGESLFSKPVTSVISETVIDTKKVKTFGESAIQKFIGPWTAMYWDGKNKIKPVRLTIEAEDVEGNIIMKWNENEIFRGKNIVDSDLLEEKGKWKIKLSPNYDSLSGEFEDKGLVPEKSQLSFIRE; encoded by the coding sequence ATGTTAAGGAACAACAAACATAGAATCGCCATTGGAACTATTTTTATAGTGGTTTCAGTGATCATCGCCGGATTCCAGTCCAAACCCATTACCGGAAAAACAGAATCCAAATCCTCGGCAAGAAAACCAGGCCTAGTTCCCGATCCATTCGAACTCTACCAAACCATCCCCCCTTTCCGAGCCGAAGGAACCAGTTCCGACCTTCCTGGAAGTTTTGATCTTAGTAATGAATTCCCATCTCCCTCCGACCAAGGAATTTACAAAGATAACGTAGGTTATACGGTAGGGTATGGACTTATTTCCTATTTAGAGGCCAAAAAAAAAGGGATTCGGAATTTATCTGCCATCTCACCCAATTCTGCCAATGGACAAAAAGTGCTCTACTCACCTAACTTTATATACAACCAACTAAACAGTGGGAAAGACCAGGCAGTTTCTCTTTTGGATGCGTTGGTTCTTGCGGAAAGCCGAGGTTCTGTCTCTTTAGAACAAATGAACGAATCCTCTTCCAGTTTCCGCACAAGACCCAAAGCTGACATAGTCGAATTAGGAAGAAAAGCTAGGCTTCGAAGAATTTATCGAATCGAACCACATGATCTGACTTCCATCAAACTTGCATTAATCGAAAAAAAACCGGTACTCATAGGATACTTGGTTTATGAAAATTTTCGGGATCCAAAACCAGATACAGTTTTCGAAATCGGAACGGGTGAAATTTTAGGAGCACAGTCTCTTGTCATTTTAGGTTTTAATGATAAAAAGAAAGCATTCAAAGTATGGAATTCTTGGGGAACAACCTGGGGAGACCAAGGGTATTTATGGATCTCTTACGATACCTTCCCCAAATATACAAAGTCGGTTTATGTAGCCGACCCTGAAACGGAAAATGAACTCCTGACTCCAAACAAACTGAGTGATGCTTTGGAATCATTAGAATACGGGGAACACAACCTATATCCTCCCAAAGAAGTATTTGCTTCCCGAGGTGATTTTTCCGATCGCATTCGCATTAGTTGGTCGAGAGAAAAAAGAGCCATCGGTTATGAAGTTTATCGCAAACGAAAAATTGATAACAAATACCAATTGGTTGGTCTTTCCAAACAAGCCTTCTTCGAAGACTTCGGAATCCAAAAAAACACGGCCTACAATTACCGAGTGGCTAGTTTGGATGAAAATTTTCTTTCGAAAGCCTCTCTGGATTCAAACGATGGTTATGCGGTAGATCCCCCCAAACCTGCGGGAATTCTTCCTGTCACGAACCTTCGCGCAACAGTAGCTCCGACCAATGATCGAATTTTATTAGAATGGGACCCGCAACCTATCTCCACCACTTATGCCATTTATAAATGGAACCCCATGGCAAGGATCTACCGATTTTTGGGTAAAACAGAAAAAACATCCTACATTGATTTAAAAGCCAGTCGCAATGGAGATAGCGAGATCTACCAAGTGGTCCCGGAAAGAAACCAATTGATTGGTGAGTCTAGTTATTATGTTTCGGCTCACTTAGACCCGTCGGAAGTATTAAAACCAAGACCAATCAACCTAACCGCTTCCAAAGGTTTGTATGCGGGATCCACAATTTTGCAATGGGAAGGATCGCCGAGTGCTCTTAACTACCGTATCTTTCGTAAATCGAATGGATCATGGAAAGAAATTGCAAAAACTACAGAGTTACAGTTCAAAGATAATGAATCCACTGATACAGAATCTTTTTATGCAGTAGCTTCTGAATTTGAGGGGAACTTGTTTAGCCATCCTTCGGAACCAGACATTGGATTTCCTTCGCTTGTTGCAGGTAGGTCTTTAGGAATCAAACCTCCCGAACTCAATGTTTCTGAAAATCGAAAGACAAGCGAATTTTTATTCAGCTGGAATCCGATTCCCAAAGTTACATCATACAAAATTTATATGCGCAAAAAAAATGATCCGGAGTGGAGTCTTGTCAAAGAAACATCTGAGACAAATTTCAAATTACAAAATCTAACCAAAAATCAGTTTTATTTTTTTGCGATCCAATCTGTTTCCAAAGGGAGCGGTGAAAGTTTATTTTCAAAACCTGTGACATCAGTGATTTCAGAAACTGTAATCGATACAAAAAAAGTGAAAACTTTTGGAGAGTCCGCCATACAAAAGTTTATTGGGCCGTGGACTGCCATGTATTGGGACGGGAAAAACAAAATAAAACCGGTTCGATTGACCATTGAAGCTGAGGATGTGGAAGGAAACATCATCATGAAATGGAATGAAAACGAAATCTTTCGTGGCAAAAACATAGTAGATTCCGACCTACTGGAAGAAAAAGGCAAATGGAAAATTAAACTATCACCTAACTATGATTCTCTATCAGGTGAATTTGAAGATAAAGGATTAGTTCCTGAAAAAAGCCAACTGTCTTTTATTCGAGAGTAA
- a CDS encoding energy transducer TonB — MKSFTLYLQYKLRRFGLFRASLFASVGLHLFCYLIYFILTLPSSAAYQETSMEDMDVSFEEIPPELIGGTSSPAPVEKQEWVEGSSKDAEEKPDNSDLNPNQLSGNGTDKDGYLFSFNGDRPPTPIIDFDLKSYFPEAAKAANISQKTVVVMVQVDEQGVLQGVKIVSGRAGYGFDEAAIRIIQRARFSPGYDKGKPTRMAHRLPISFDLEED, encoded by the coding sequence ATGAAATCATTTACCTTATATCTGCAATACAAACTGAGACGGTTCGGGCTCTTTCGGGCCAGTCTCTTTGCCTCTGTTGGGTTGCACCTATTTTGTTATTTGATTTATTTTATACTCACACTTCCGAGCAGTGCTGCCTACCAAGAAACATCGATGGAAGATATGGATGTTTCCTTTGAAGAAATTCCTCCCGAACTCATTGGCGGAACTTCGAGTCCAGCCCCTGTCGAAAAACAAGAATGGGTGGAAGGATCCAGTAAAGATGCAGAAGAAAAACCTGATAACTCTGACTTAAATCCCAACCAACTATCAGGAAATGGAACCGATAAAGACGGGTATTTATTTTCCTTCAATGGAGATCGTCCTCCGACTCCCATCATTGACTTTGATTTGAAATCATATTTTCCAGAAGCTGCCAAGGCAGCAAACATCAGCCAAAAGACTGTGGTGGTGATGGTGCAGGTAGACGAACAAGGTGTTCTGCAAGGAGTCAAAATTGTTTCCGGCAGAGCAGGATACGGATTTGACGAAGCTGCCATTCGCATCATCCAAAGAGCTCGTTTTTCACCTGGTTATGATAAAGGGAAACCAACTCGAATGGCACATAGACTCCCTATCAGTTTTGATTTAGAAGAGGACTGA
- a CDS encoding MotA/TolQ/ExbB proton channel family protein, whose amino-acid sequence MQDFVDLGEKIIFLVMLFASILAIAVFIERLIVYKRNFNKESESLLDSLTLLIRHRDLKGTEKLLETHPMENSYTRFMHFVLEREKENHKGLEELMEGKILKEKLGLEERLPILNTLGNNTPFIGLLGTVLGVIKAFYGLGTLGNSGAEVVMRSISTALLATAAGLAVAIPVVMANNYFTRKMKLIIGHLEILSKEIHASFITSGKHNQSSSSTPNIHH is encoded by the coding sequence ATGCAAGATTTCGTAGACCTTGGGGAAAAAATCATCTTCCTCGTTATGTTATTTGCGAGTATTCTCGCAATTGCCGTATTTATCGAAAGGTTGATTGTTTATAAACGTAATTTTAACAAAGAATCCGAGTCACTTCTCGATTCACTCACTCTTCTCATCCGCCATAGAGACTTAAAAGGGACAGAAAAACTCTTAGAAACTCACCCTATGGAAAATTCTTACACGCGGTTCATGCATTTTGTTTTGGAACGAGAAAAGGAAAACCACAAAGGCCTAGAAGAGCTGATGGAAGGGAAAATTTTGAAAGAAAAATTGGGTCTGGAAGAAAGACTCCCCATTCTCAACACCCTTGGAAATAACACTCCCTTCATCGGACTATTGGGAACGGTGCTTGGGGTCATCAAAGCCTTTTATGGTCTTGGTACTCTTGGAAACTCAGGAGCGGAAGTGGTGATGCGAAGTATCTCAACAGCCCTCCTAGCTACGGCCGCTGGACTTGCTGTGGCAATCCCTGTGGTGATGGCGAATAACTACTTCACTCGTAAAATGAAACTCATCATCGGACACTTAGAAATTCTTTCTAAAGAAATCCATGCCAGTTTTATCACGAGTGGAAAACACAACCAGTCCTCTAGTTCAACACCGAATATCCACCACTAG